A genomic stretch from Vanrija pseudolonga chromosome 6, complete sequence includes:
- the SPAC2E1P5.05 gene encoding putative WD repeat-containing protein, which translates to MPDAFFQSQKKRKRPNRAGGSSSRPAPRKPRAAARDEELASDDEAGAANIEIDDMDFTAGRRPAALDDDEFVDTNETAAEKRVRLARGYLDKVRQDIEEEHAEDDFDAAEIDKELIASRLRQEVDEAEGRIHRFVSSAEVTASRFASTQHVPTGVAMTATGQVYVSTKNGSVLRFDRATLKSPSRLPGGEHKGAIYAVAASEDGKWVVTGGADKLVGVWRDGEWVTGMRGHKDAVSSVVFPPLANQSAHVLSASLGRHLALHSLSTLSALDTFFGHQDAVPSVSALKPTAAVTAGGRDRTCRWWKVEEEVQLVLRSGGKTRDGEREYVEGSVDVVCALDDSHFVSGGDTGTICLWSTGKKKPIYSKVLAHGTDTDGHNSLVESTKEPAPRWITALAALRGTNLFASGSWDGHVRLWAMDAELRTFKPAGEFELGGFVNALQILQLDDTIVLTAAVGREPRLGRWISLKKARNGLFVASLDIKSDV; encoded by the exons ATGCCGGACGCCTTCTTCCAGTCACAaaagaagcgcaagcggcCCAACCGTGCGGGcgggtcgtcctcgcgcccggcgccgcgcaagcccagggcagcggcgcgggacgaggagctcgcgtccgacgacgaggccggcgcggccaacatcgagatcgacgacatggacTTTACGGCCGgcaggcggccggcggcgctcgacgacgatgagtTTGTCGACACGAacgagacggcggcggagaagCGTGTGCGGCTGGCAAGGGGATACCTTGACAAGGTCCGCCAGGACATTGAGGAGG AACACGCAGAGGACGATTTCGACGCAGCCGAGATCGACAAGGAGCTGATTGCGTCGCGTCTGCGccaggaggtcgacgaggccgagggccggATCCACCGCTTTGTGTCGTCGGCAGAGgtgacggcgtcgcgcttcgCGTCGACGCAGCACGTGCCGACCGGTgtggcgatgacggcgactGGGCAGGTGTACGTGTCGACCAAGAACGGGAGCGTGCTGCGCTTCGACCGCGCGACGCTTAAGAGCCCCAGCCGGCTGCCGGGCGGGGAGCACAAGGGCGCCAtctacgccgtcgccgcgagcgaggacggcaagtGGGTCGTgacgggcggggcggacaagctcgtcggcgtgtggcgcgacggcgagtgggtgACCGGCATGCGGGGGCACAAGGACGCCGTGTCGTCTGTCGTGTTCCCGCCGCTCGCGAACCAGTCGGCACACGTGCTGTCGGCGAGTTTGGGCCGGCACCTGGCGCTGCACTCGCTGTCCacgctctcggcgctcgacacgtTCTTCGGCCACCAGGACGCCGTGCCGTCCGTGTCGGCACTCAAGCCCACCGCGGCCGTCAcggccggcgggcgcgacCGCACCTGCCGCTGGtggaaggtcgaggaggaggtgcagcTCGTGCTCCGGTCGGGCGGCAAGACgcgggacggcgagcgcgagtacgTGGAGGGCAGCGTGGATGTTGTGtgcgcgctcgacgactcgCACTTTGTTTCTGGCGGCGACACCGGCACGATCTGTCTCTGGAGCACAGGCAAGAAGAAACCCATCTACTCCAAGGTGCTCGCACACGGCACCGATACCGACGGCCACAACAGCCTCGTCGAGTCGACGAAGGAGCCCGCACCCCGCTGGATCACGGCGTTGGCCGCCCTGCGCGGCACAAATCTCTTCGCGTCCGGCTCGTGGGACGGCCACGTCCGCTTGTGGGCcatggacgccgagctgcggaCGTTCAAGCCCGCCGGCGAGTttgagctcggcggcttTGTGAATGCGCTCCAGatcctccagctcgacgacaccaTTGTCCTCACCGCCGCTGTCGGCCGCGAGCCACGACTCGGCCGCTGGATCTCGCTCAAGAAGGCCCGCAACGGCCTCTTTGTCGCCAGTCTCGACATCAAGTCGGACGTGTAA